GAAAGACACCATATATCTTGCCATCGTCATTCTTGAAATTGGCGTCCTGTCGCTGGCGGCGTCGGGCATCTTGACCGCTGGAGGGCATTAAACCATGGGCGTTTACAAAAACTTCCTTGTGGCCCTCGACGAGTCGGACTCCAGCCATACCGCCTTCAAGGAAATCGTAAAACTCATCCTGCAAGACACCGAGACCGAAAGCATAAACCTCACCGCCATGACCGTGGCCCCCGCCTACACCGGCGAATACGGCGTTATGGAGATGGACAAGGTCTGGGACTCTGTATGCCAGCCCTGCAAGGCCGCTTTGGCGTATGCCGAGCAAGAAGCCTTGTCGCTGGGGCTCAAGTTGAAAAAAGTTTGCGTGGAGGGGGAAGCGTTCCAGCGCATAGCCGATTACGCCAACGAGAACGATTGCGATTTGATCGTACTGGGCAGGCGCGGCATTTCAAGGCTGGCCCGGGCGCTTATGGGTAGCATAACCTTCCGCGTGATAGGTTATTCCACCCGGGACGTGCTGGTGGTGCCGAGGGATTCGTCCATAGGTTTCAAAAACATCGTGCTGGCCATGGACGGCTCCAAATGCAGTAACGCCGCCGCCATAAAGGCTATCGACGTGGCCAGATCCTACGGCGGCAAAATCACCGCCGTATCCGTGGTGGAACCTTCCAGCCAGAAAAACGAGGAAACGGCCACCAAAGCCGCGGAAGGTTTTTTGGCCGGTGTGCTGGAAATGGCGAAATCAGCCGGCGTGCCCGCCAAATCCGACATATTAAAAGGCCCGGTTTACTCGGCCGTAACGGATTTCGCCGCATTACAGCAGGCGGACGTGATAATCATAGGCTCCCACGGCAGGACGGGCCTTATGCGGCTTATCATGGGCAACACGGCGGAAAAAATCATCGGCCACGCCCATTGCCCGACCCTGGTGGTGAGATAGCCCGGCCTAATACAATACGCTTCCCCGTGGCCGCCATGTGAACGCTTCCCCGTGGTCGCCCGACCACGGATTCCTATTCGGAATGGAGAAGA
Above is a genomic segment from Nitrospinota bacterium containing:
- a CDS encoding universal stress protein, yielding MGVYKNFLVALDESDSSHTAFKEIVKLILQDTETESINLTAMTVAPAYTGEYGVMEMDKVWDSVCQPCKAALAYAEQEALSLGLKLKKVCVEGEAFQRIADYANENDCDLIVLGRRGISRLARALMGSITFRVIGYSTRDVLVVPRDSSIGFKNIVLAMDGSKCSNAAAIKAIDVARSYGGKITAVSVVEPSSQKNEETATKAAEGFLAGVLEMAKSAGVPAKSDILKGPVYSAVTDFAALQQADVIIIGSHGRTGLMRLIMGNTAEKIIGHAHCPTLVVR